Proteins encoded within one genomic window of Pygocentrus nattereri isolate fPygNat1 chromosome 7, fPygNat1.pri, whole genome shotgun sequence:
- the LOC108413079 gene encoding zinc finger protein 239-like gives MMSCCESPPAPSVNLPTQLKSTSANMSGDASEEEYHLQLTSEEIKCENIESGISSSTPEESSITVYAKTSPRQTKTSADKKRTHHCSDCGKSFIQLCHLQVHQRIHTGEKPYPCLECGMRFNLQSNLSKHRRIHTGEKPYTCSECGKSFRERGTLKKHERVHTGEKPYCCSVCGKSFNQQSSFQIHQRIHTGEKPYDCAVCGRSFRDRGTLKKHKYVHTAEKPYHCSDCGRNFSQQGTLQKHQRIHTGETPYHCSYCGMRFKQYSSLHLHLYSHIEEKPYCCSECGKGFTLQTTLQRHQRIHTGEKPYYCSECGRSFRHSNTLKKHKCIKVDVRTPDIHDTHDS, from the coding sequence ATGATGTCCTGTTGCGAGTCACCTCCTGCTCCTAGTGTCAACCTTCCTACGCAGCTGAAATCTACTTCTGCAAACATGTCAGGAGATGCCTCCGAAGAGGAATACCACCTGCAGCTGACATCAGAGGAGattaaatgtgaaaacattgaGTCCGGAATAAGCTCCAGCACTCCGGAAGAGTCGTCCATTACCGTCTATGCCAAGACATCTCCCAGACAAACGAAGACCAGTGCAGACAAGAAGAGAACTCACCACTGCTCAGATTGCGGGAAGAGTTTTATTCAGCTATGCCATCTCCAAGTTCACCAACGCATTCACACCGGAGAAAAGCCGTATCCCTGCTTGGAGTGTGGAATGAGATTTAATCTGCAGAGTAATCTCTCAAAACACAGgcgcattcacactggagagaaaccgtatacctgctcagagtgtgggaagagtttccGAGAAAGAGGTACCCTGAAAAAACATGAGCGCGTTCATACGGGAGAGAAACCATACTGCTGCTCAGTGTGTGGAAAGAGCTTCAATCAACAAAGTAGTTTTCAAATCCACCAGCGaattcacaccggagagaagccATATGACTGTGCGGTGTGTGGAAGAAGTTTTAGGGACCGAGGAACCCTCAAAAAACACAAGTACGTCCACACAgcagagaagccgtatcactgttCAGACTGTGGAAGGAATTTCAGTCAGCAGGGTACCCTCcaaaaacaccagcgcattcacacaggagagacaCCGTATCACTGCTCGTACTGCGGGATGCGTTTCAAACAGTACAGTAGTCTCCACCTGCACCTGTACAGTCACATAGAGGAGAAGCCGTACTGCTGTTCAGAATGTGGGAAGGGTTTTACTCTACAGACAACTCTACAAAGACACCAGAgaatccacacaggagagaagccgtactATTGCTCTGAGTGTGGGCGGAGCTTCAGGCATTCCAACACTTTAAAGAAACATAAGTGCATTAAGGTTGATGTGAGAACTCCTGACATTCATGACACTCATGATTCGTGA